Proteins from a genomic interval of Amycolatopsis sp. cg13:
- a CDS encoding WhiB family transcriptional regulator: MQTNQVGWRVDASCRDADPDGLFVRGAEQNRAKAVCMGCPVRTECLSEALDGRINFGVWGGMTERERRALLRRRPDVTSWTDLLEAAKRDALAAAAG; encoded by the coding sequence ATGCAAACCAATCAGGTTGGCTGGCGGGTCGATGCCTCGTGCCGGGACGCTGATCCCGACGGGTTGTTCGTGCGAGGCGCCGAACAGAACAGGGCGAAAGCCGTGTGCATGGGGTGCCCGGTCCGCACCGAATGCCTCTCCGAGGCGCTCGACGGCCGGATCAATTTCGGGGTCTGGGGCGGGATGACGGAACGGGAGCGGCGCGCCCTGCTGCGCCGTCGCCCGGACGTGACCAGCTGGACTGACCTGCTCGAAGCGGCCAAGCGGGACGCGCTGGCCGCCGCGGCGGGCTGA
- a CDS encoding RidA family protein: protein MTWSDRLAELGIELPGVAAPLAAYVPAVRTGSHVYTSGQLPFVDGALAATGKVGGEVSPEEAKGHARTATLNALAAVHALVGIDSVVRIVKVVGFVASAEGFTGQPAVVNGASELLGEIFGDAGVHARSAVGVAELPIASPVEVELIVEVE, encoded by the coding sequence TTGACCTGGAGCGACCGGCTCGCCGAACTCGGAATCGAACTGCCCGGAGTCGCCGCACCACTGGCCGCGTATGTGCCGGCCGTGCGCACCGGCTCGCACGTCTACACCTCCGGCCAGCTGCCTTTCGTTGACGGCGCGCTCGCCGCGACCGGCAAGGTCGGCGGCGAGGTCAGCCCGGAGGAAGCCAAGGGCCACGCCCGCACGGCGACGCTGAACGCGCTCGCCGCGGTGCACGCCCTCGTCGGCATTGACTCTGTTGTCCGGATTGTCAAGGTGGTCGGTTTCGTCGCCTCCGCGGAGGGCTTCACCGGCCAGCCCGCGGTCGTGAACGGGGCGTCCGAGCTGCTCGGCGAGATCTTCGGCGACGCCGGGGTGCACGCCCGGTCGGCCGTCGGCGTCGCGGAGCTTCCGATCGCTTCGCCGGTGGAAGTCGAACTGATCGTGGAGGTGGAGTGA
- a CDS encoding ArsA-related P-loop ATPase, protein MTTPSAGWTDELARARLHFVTGKGGTGKTTLAAALGLALASRGRRVLLIEVEGRQGIAQLFDTEPLPYAEQRIASVPGGGELRALHIDVEAALLEYFEMFYNLGFAGRTLRRMGAIEFATTLAPGLRDVLLTGKIKECVGRTESDGRHTYDAVVVDAPPTGRVVKFLDVTKALTDLAKTGPIRGQADGVVRLLHSGETAVHLTTLLEEMPVRETVEAVAELDGADLRPGAVLVNRVRPPRLPARSVTAAADGRVDADRVRSGLASAGLNLPEATLDALVEETVEHAVRVAAEQRAREQLTEADLPTLELPDLTDGVDVAALYELAETLQEQGVR, encoded by the coding sequence GTGACCACACCCTCCGCCGGCTGGACCGACGAGCTCGCCAGGGCCCGGCTGCATTTCGTCACCGGCAAGGGCGGAACCGGCAAGACCACGCTCGCCGCGGCGCTGGGTCTCGCACTCGCCTCGCGCGGGCGCCGGGTGCTCTTGATCGAGGTCGAGGGCCGCCAGGGCATCGCACAGCTTTTCGACACCGAACCGCTGCCGTACGCGGAACAGCGGATCGCGTCGGTCCCCGGCGGCGGCGAACTGCGCGCGCTGCACATCGACGTCGAAGCGGCGCTGCTCGAATACTTCGAGATGTTCTACAACCTCGGTTTCGCCGGGCGGACGCTGCGCCGGATGGGGGCGATCGAATTCGCCACCACGCTCGCGCCGGGCCTTCGCGACGTCCTGCTGACCGGGAAGATCAAGGAATGCGTCGGCCGCACGGAATCCGACGGCCGCCACACCTATGACGCGGTCGTCGTCGACGCGCCGCCGACCGGACGCGTGGTGAAGTTCCTCGACGTCACCAAGGCGCTCACCGACCTCGCCAAGACCGGCCCGATCCGCGGCCAGGCCGACGGCGTCGTCCGGCTGCTGCACTCCGGCGAGACCGCCGTGCACCTCACCACGCTGCTGGAGGAGATGCCGGTGCGCGAGACCGTCGAGGCGGTCGCCGAACTCGACGGCGCTGACCTGCGGCCGGGCGCGGTGCTGGTGAACCGGGTCCGCCCGCCGCGGCTGCCCGCGCGCTCGGTGACCGCGGCCGCCGACGGCCGGGTGGACGCCGACCGGGTGCGCTCCGGCCTCGCCTCCGCCGGGCTGAACCTGCCGGAGGCGACGCTCGACGCGCTCGTGGAGGAAACCGTGGAGCACGCCGTCCGCGTCGCCGCCGAGCAACGAGCCCGGGAACAGCTCACCGAGGCTGATCTGCCGACGCTGGAGCTGCCGGATCTCACCGACGGCGTGGACGTCGCCGCGCTCTACGAACTCGCCGAAACGCTGCAGGAACAGGGGGTGCGCTGA
- a CDS encoding glutaredoxin domain-containing protein, with amino-acid sequence MSNVEVEFYWRPGCGFCSALRRPLLESGLPVREINIWEEPGAAERVREVANGNETVPTVIVGSTALVNPTFDEVKAAVAAETAA; translated from the coding sequence ATGAGCAACGTCGAGGTCGAGTTCTACTGGCGCCCAGGCTGCGGCTTCTGCTCGGCCCTGCGCCGCCCCCTGCTGGAGAGCGGCCTGCCGGTGCGGGAAATCAACATCTGGGAAGAGCCTGGTGCGGCCGAGCGAGTGCGCGAGGTGGCGAACGGGAACGAGACGGTGCCCACGGTGATCGTCGGGTCGACCGCGCTGGTGAACCCGACTTTCGACGAGGTCAAGGCCGCGGTGGCCGCGGAAACGGCTGCCTGA
- a CDS encoding methyltransferase domain-containing protein translates to MLEGYAPGCAQDALSMMNTRTASDRAAFARSLFTPGSRVLDLGCGQSSILSSLAPDVRVICVSVCPTAPASPSTTDYVAGAVYALPFAASSIDVVFSHSLFEHLSDPRAALTEIRRILRPGGRLALAAPDWSRAKIRPRTANVDAALRGYYLVRRRAGGDPFAGRAIAAHVADAGFTDIVERARFREELSYRSLAAYMESRLAVALSEAGANDRDQVTSAARSAWSWARTAAVGDFQQCWQELTATC, encoded by the coding sequence GTGCTGGAGGGTTACGCGCCGGGCTGTGCCCAAGACGCGCTGTCGATGATGAACACGCGCACAGCGAGTGACCGCGCCGCGTTCGCCCGATCACTCTTCACTCCAGGCTCCCGAGTCCTGGACCTTGGCTGCGGCCAAAGCTCGATCCTCAGCTCCCTGGCCCCGGACGTGCGGGTGATCTGCGTCAGCGTCTGCCCAACGGCACCCGCTTCGCCGTCCACAACGGACTACGTGGCCGGAGCGGTCTACGCACTTCCCTTTGCCGCTTCATCGATCGACGTGGTGTTCTCTCATTCTCTCTTCGAGCATCTGTCCGACCCGCGCGCGGCGCTGACCGAAATCCGCCGCATCCTGCGCCCCGGCGGCAGGCTGGCGTTGGCCGCGCCGGACTGGAGCCGGGCGAAAATCCGTCCCAGAACAGCAAACGTGGACGCCGCACTGCGCGGTTATTACCTGGTGCGCCGCCGCGCGGGCGGCGACCCTTTCGCGGGTCGCGCTATCGCCGCCCACGTCGCCGACGCCGGATTCACCGACATCGTCGAGCGCGCTCGCTTCCGTGAAGAGCTGTCTTACCGGTCACTGGCCGCCTACATGGAATCCCGGCTGGCCGTCGCCTTGTCGGAAGCCGGGGCGAACGATCGCGACCAGGTGACCTCCGCGGCTCGGTCCGCTTGGTCCTGGGCGAGAACCGCCGCTGTCGGAGACTTCCAGCAGTGCTGGCAAGAGCTGACCGCTACCTGCTAG
- a CDS encoding MBL fold metallo-hydrolase, whose product MTAPAYGVLRRVSETASVLLENNPSTMTLEGTNTWILRGGDAAASVVVDPGYHDLDHLEKLAGVGPVELILLTHHHPDHAEGAPWFASKTGAPVRAFDPSLCIDAPPFADGDVITAGGLDFTVLHTPGHTDDSVSLLVAGQILTGDTILGRGTTVLHDLGDYLRSLRKLIALPAGTPGLPGHGPELPDLPETAREYLAHREQRLDQVRSALRTLGEDATPRQVVEVVYADVDRALWAPAEASVRAQLDYLRASSEDGQ is encoded by the coding sequence GTGACCGCTCCTGCTTATGGCGTGCTGCGCCGTGTTTCCGAGACCGCGTCGGTGCTGTTGGAGAACAACCCGTCGACGATGACGTTGGAGGGAACCAACACCTGGATCCTGCGCGGTGGCGACGCTGCCGCTTCCGTAGTCGTCGACCCCGGCTACCACGACCTGGACCACCTGGAAAAACTCGCGGGGGTTGGCCCCGTCGAGCTGATCCTGCTGACGCACCACCACCCGGATCACGCCGAGGGCGCACCGTGGTTCGCCTCGAAAACGGGCGCGCCCGTCCGAGCCTTCGACCCTTCCCTCTGCATCGACGCACCCCCCTTCGCCGACGGTGATGTCATCACGGCGGGCGGCCTGGACTTCACCGTCCTGCACACCCCCGGCCACACCGACGATTCGGTGTCGCTGCTGGTAGCAGGCCAGATCCTGACCGGAGACACCATCCTCGGCCGAGGCACGACGGTCCTGCACGACCTTGGCGACTACCTGCGCTCGCTGCGCAAACTGATCGCCCTGCCCGCCGGCACGCCAGGCCTGCCCGGCCACGGTCCGGAGCTGCCGGATCTGCCCGAGACCGCACGGGAGTATTTGGCGCACCGGGAACAGCGCCTGGATCAGGTGCGTTCCGCCTTGCGAACGCTCGGCGAAGACGCGACGCCGCGGCAAGTGGTGGAGGTCGTCTACGCCGACGTCGACCGCGCGCTGTGGGCTCCGGCCGAGGCGAGCGTGCGCGCACAACTGGACTACCTACGGGCTTCTTCGGAGGACGGACAATGA
- a CDS encoding DUF4177 domain-containing protein, with protein MSATKWEYATVPLLIHATKQILDQWGEDGWELVTVLPNPSGEQHVAYLKRPKS; from the coding sequence ATGAGTGCGACCAAATGGGAGTACGCCACCGTCCCGCTGCTGATCCACGCTACGAAGCAGATTCTCGACCAGTGGGGCGAGGACGGCTGGGAGCTGGTGACCGTGCTGCCCAACCCGAGCGGCGAGCAGCACGTCGCGTACCTGAAGCGGCCGAAGAGCTGA
- a CDS encoding NUDIX hydrolase: MERPREFVFDIPARPGIAIRDNADGPPATPKDAATVILLRDTSPGVEVFLQHRVMGMAFAGGMTVFPGGGVDPRDADASVAWAGPPPSWWAEQFTCDESLARALVCAAVRETFEESGVLLAGTEDAVVADVAPYHEARKALESREISLAGFLADAGLTLRADLLHPYAHWVTPPQEQRRYDTRFFVAKLPEGQRADGATSEAAAAGWQPPAEAVADAREGRRTLMPPTWLTLVELAEFSEADAVLAEPREIVKTVPTLVRDGENIRVVLDTSES, from the coding sequence GTGGAACGGCCGCGTGAATTCGTTTTCGACATCCCCGCCCGTCCCGGCATCGCGATCCGGGACAACGCGGATGGCCCGCCGGCGACCCCGAAGGACGCCGCCACGGTGATCCTGCTGCGAGACACTTCGCCCGGCGTGGAGGTCTTTCTCCAGCACCGCGTGATGGGCATGGCGTTCGCTGGCGGGATGACTGTGTTCCCGGGTGGTGGCGTGGACCCGCGCGACGCCGACGCGTCCGTGGCGTGGGCCGGGCCGCCGCCGTCGTGGTGGGCCGAGCAGTTCACCTGCGACGAAAGCCTCGCCCGCGCGCTCGTGTGCGCCGCGGTGCGGGAGACGTTCGAGGAGTCCGGCGTGCTGCTGGCCGGGACCGAGGACGCGGTGGTCGCCGACGTCGCGCCGTATCACGAAGCGCGAAAAGCCTTGGAATCACGGGAAATCTCGCTCGCCGGCTTCCTCGCCGACGCCGGGCTCACCTTGCGCGCGGACCTGCTGCACCCGTACGCGCACTGGGTCACGCCGCCGCAGGAGCAGCGTCGATACGACACCCGCTTCTTCGTCGCGAAGCTGCCTGAAGGTCAGCGCGCGGACGGCGCGACCTCCGAAGCCGCTGCCGCCGGTTGGCAACCGCCCGCGGAGGCGGTCGCGGACGCACGCGAAGGCCGTCGCACACTCATGCCGCCGACCTGGCTGACCCTTGTCGAACTCGCCGAGTTTTCCGAGGCCGACGCGGTGCTCGCCGAGCCGCGCGAGATCGTGAAGACCGTGCCGACCCTGGTCCGGGACGGCGAGAACATCCGCGTTGTCCTCGATACTTCGGAGTCCTGA
- a CDS encoding prolyl oligopeptidase family serine peptidase yields MSTQSGNQNPPAVVPDRLFDDAEAEKRWLARFHAPRISVPEWARDAPDANVYVSNASGVWEVYAWDRATDSHRRVTSRPNGTLHATPAPDGAAIWWFDDTDGDEFGSWRSQPFDGDSSAAVKALPDIHDGYPAGLEIGRRVIAAGVSTDDGSELFAKIDGVTERFYQHSDDAGIASMSRDESLLAISHSEHGDSRHPALRVLSTDGFATVAEKWDGEGKGLQALEFSPLPGDQRVLVLHERRGREELLVWDVQADTETELLIDLPGEVVADWYPDARALLVVHFHEARSSLYRYDLDTGELSAVDTPAGRIGGAGVRPDGTIEYSWSSAAEPAAVRARAADGTDSVLLTPPGERAPGSSPVTDAFVEGVGGRIHALVSRPADAPDGPLPTVFSLHGGPHAADEDRFSAYRATWLDAGFAVVEVNYRGSTGYGSAWRDAIEGRPGLTELEDVAAVHDWAVESGLSDKDKCVVNGASWGGYLTLLAMGTQPTRWAAGVAGVPVADYVAAYEDEMEQLRSFDRALFGGAPDDVPAVYRECSPLTYVDAVAAPVLILAGDNDPRCPIRQIENYLDRLAKRDAPHEFYRYDAGHGSLVIAETIKQTSIEVYFALRALGMR; encoded by the coding sequence GTGAGCACGCAGTCAGGCAACCAAAATCCGCCCGCGGTGGTCCCGGACCGCCTGTTCGACGACGCCGAAGCCGAAAAGCGCTGGCTGGCGCGGTTCCACGCGCCGCGCATCTCGGTGCCCGAATGGGCTCGCGACGCACCCGATGCCAACGTGTACGTCTCCAACGCCAGTGGCGTTTGGGAGGTTTACGCGTGGGACCGGGCCACCGACAGTCACCGGCGCGTCACCAGCCGGCCCAACGGCACCCTGCACGCGACGCCCGCGCCCGACGGAGCGGCCATCTGGTGGTTCGACGACACCGACGGCGACGAGTTCGGATCGTGGCGCAGCCAGCCCTTCGACGGCGACAGTTCCGCGGCCGTCAAAGCATTGCCCGATATTCACGACGGCTATCCCGCCGGTCTGGAGATCGGCCGGCGAGTGATCGCGGCCGGCGTTTCGACCGACGACGGCAGCGAACTGTTCGCGAAAATCGACGGCGTGACCGAGCGTTTCTACCAGCACTCGGATGACGCCGGGATCGCGTCGATGTCGCGTGACGAAAGCCTGCTCGCTATTTCCCATTCCGAGCACGGGGATTCGCGGCATCCGGCGTTGCGGGTGCTGTCCACCGACGGGTTCGCCACCGTCGCGGAGAAATGGGACGGCGAAGGAAAAGGCTTGCAGGCGCTGGAGTTCTCGCCGCTGCCGGGCGACCAGCGCGTGCTGGTCCTGCACGAACGCCGCGGTCGCGAAGAGCTGCTGGTGTGGGATGTGCAGGCGGACACCGAAACCGAACTGCTGATTGATTTGCCCGGCGAGGTCGTCGCGGATTGGTATCCGGACGCGCGCGCGTTGCTGGTCGTGCACTTCCACGAGGCGCGCAGTTCGTTGTACCGCTACGACCTCGACACCGGCGAACTGTCCGCTGTGGACACTCCGGCCGGCCGGATCGGCGGCGCGGGCGTGCGCCCGGACGGAACCATCGAGTACTCGTGGTCCAGCGCCGCGGAGCCCGCCGCGGTCCGTGCCCGCGCGGCCGACGGCACCGATTCCGTCCTGCTGACGCCGCCCGGCGAACGCGCACCGGGTTCGTCGCCGGTCACCGACGCGTTCGTCGAGGGTGTCGGCGGCCGGATCCACGCGCTGGTTTCCCGGCCGGCAGACGCTCCCGACGGCCCGCTGCCGACGGTGTTCTCCCTGCACGGCGGCCCGCACGCGGCCGACGAGGACCGGTTCTCCGCCTACCGCGCGACCTGGCTGGACGCCGGATTCGCCGTGGTCGAGGTCAACTACCGCGGCTCCACCGGGTACGGCTCGGCATGGCGCGACGCCATCGAAGGCCGCCCGGGACTGACCGAACTGGAAGACGTCGCGGCGGTGCACGACTGGGCTGTCGAAAGTGGACTGTCCGATAAGGACAAGTGCGTCGTGAACGGCGCTTCGTGGGGCGGATACTTGACCCTGCTGGCAATGGGCACCCAGCCGACCCGATGGGCCGCCGGCGTCGCGGGCGTTCCGGTGGCCGATTATGTCGCCGCTTACGAGGACGAGATGGAACAGCTCCGCTCGTTCGACCGTGCCCTGTTCGGCGGCGCCCCGGACGACGTGCCCGCGGTGTACCGCGAATGCTCGCCGCTGACGTACGTGGACGCGGTCGCCGCCCCGGTGCTGATCCTGGCCGGGGACAACGACCCGCGCTGCCCGATCAGGCAGATCGAGAACTACCTGGACCGCCTCGCCAAGCGCGACGCGCCGCATGAGTTCTACCGGTATGACGCTGGGCACGGGTCGTTGGTGATCGCTGAGACGATTAAGCAGACTTCGATTGAGGTTTACTTCGCCTTGCGGGCGTTGGGAATGCGCTGA
- a CDS encoding ArsA family ATPase, with amino-acid sequence MPADTVLDVDALLDDPASRVIVCCGSGGVGKTTTAAALALRAAERGRQTVVLTIDPARRLAQALGLRELGNHPKQVQVEGFEPKGELWAMMLDMRRTFDDMVRVHAGPERAEQLLQNPFYQTISTSFSGTQEYMAMEKLGQLAATDEWDLIIVDTPPSRSALDFLDAPTRLSTALDGRMIRLLTGPAKAGGWGLRKVVSAGFSMFAKAVSTIIGGQLLADASAFMQAFDSMFGGFRERARKTAELLRSSGTSFLVVAAPEPDALREASYFVERLAGESMPLAGLVANRTHPVLAPLSATEALTAAESVQNAPLAEAVLRLHADRVALAERENRLLARFTRAHPEVPLTRVPALAGDVHDLEGLRDIGAKLTS; translated from the coding sequence ATGCCCGCCGACACGGTGCTCGACGTGGACGCCCTCCTCGACGACCCGGCCAGCCGCGTGATCGTGTGCTGCGGTTCCGGCGGCGTCGGCAAGACCACCACCGCCGCGGCGCTCGCGCTGCGGGCCGCCGAACGCGGCAGGCAGACCGTGGTGCTGACGATCGACCCGGCGCGCAGGCTCGCGCAGGCGCTCGGGCTGCGCGAACTGGGCAATCACCCGAAGCAGGTGCAGGTCGAGGGCTTCGAGCCCAAGGGCGAACTGTGGGCGATGATGCTCGACATGCGTCGCACGTTCGACGACATGGTGCGGGTGCACGCGGGCCCGGAGCGGGCCGAGCAGCTGCTGCAGAACCCCTTCTACCAGACCATTTCCACGTCGTTCTCCGGCACGCAGGAGTACATGGCGATGGAGAAGCTGGGCCAGCTCGCGGCGACCGACGAATGGGATCTGATCATCGTCGACACGCCGCCGAGCCGGTCCGCGCTCGACTTCCTCGACGCGCCGACCCGGCTGTCCACCGCGCTCGACGGCCGGATGATCCGGCTGCTCACCGGCCCGGCGAAGGCGGGCGGCTGGGGTCTGCGCAAGGTGGTCAGCGCCGGGTTCTCGATGTTCGCGAAGGCCGTGTCGACGATCATCGGCGGCCAGCTGCTGGCCGACGCGTCGGCGTTCATGCAGGCCTTCGACAGCATGTTCGGCGGATTCCGCGAACGCGCGCGCAAGACCGCTGAGCTGCTGCGGTCGTCGGGCACGTCGTTCCTCGTGGTGGCCGCGCCGGAGCCGGACGCGCTGCGCGAGGCGTCCTACTTCGTCGAGCGGCTGGCCGGAGAGTCGATGCCGCTGGCCGGTCTGGTCGCCAACCGCACGCACCCGGTGCTCGCGCCGCTGTCCGCGACCGAAGCGCTGACCGCCGCCGAGTCGGTGCAGAACGCGCCGCTCGCCGAGGCCGTGCTGCGGCTGCACGCCGACCGCGTGGCGCTGGCCGAACGGGAAAACCGCCTGCTGGCGCGCTTCACCCGCGCGCATCCGGAAGTGCCGCTGACCCGGGTGCCCGCGCTCGCCGGTGACGTGCACGACCTCGAGGGCCTGCGCGACATCGGAGCAAAGCTGACGTCGTGA
- a CDS encoding transglycosylase domain-containing protein codes for MRKTDGLFKLIGLCLLAGVLVAGIMFPVVGAAGVVSNQASETVDKTSSDLADIPPPLVTTITDSGGKPIATLYKQYRIPVRPDQINPALKWALLSAEDKAFYEHHGVNWGRTLRAAVSNTAGGDTQGASTITQQYVKNYLINVVYRGDKNGQAKAQEQSLSRKLKEARIAINLETKLSKDQILAGYLNIVEFSRQIYGVGAAAHAYFNTTPENLTVPQAALLAGIVNNPIVLDPWNHPDKATKRRNLVLDRMVSNQKLAKADADKFKAEPLGVVPDTPQKPASNCTGAGTENGFFCQYVQDYLIKAGMSEDQLYTGGYTIKTTLDEKANHEAKVSAEQQVSKTQKNVANTLSLIRPGKDRHEVVALAANRDYGIDADQGQTTYALPSGVFNTGGAGSSYKIFTTAAVLNQHIAGIYSNIPIGNSYVSHVFTGSQPHCPATGAPNTRWYCVGNAGNGYPDSGSLQQALATSPNTAFVALEDKLGSTGPAIDMATKLGMRETMASNPGGGKVDPKSTDTGKNQSQAQAYGPKGNYPGTGAFTLGFSPTSGLEMANVAATILSGGKWCPPTPLASVTDRDGKPVPIKEAACEQVVPEGLANTMAVGMSKDDQPGGTSAKAAEAVGWNRPLVGKTGTTQNNGSATFVAGTPQMAGAAMVFRPEGGSGGLCYNGVGDVSTCGTGNMFGGKTPAQTWFGAMTNIMKDQPVVPLPPEDPAYTN; via the coding sequence GTGCGCAAAACGGATGGTCTTTTCAAGCTCATCGGCCTGTGCCTGCTGGCAGGGGTGCTGGTCGCCGGGATCATGTTCCCGGTGGTAGGCGCCGCGGGGGTCGTGTCCAACCAGGCGAGCGAGACGGTCGACAAGACGTCTTCCGACCTCGCCGACATCCCGCCGCCGCTGGTGACGACCATCACCGACTCCGGCGGCAAGCCGATCGCGACGCTGTACAAGCAGTACCGGATCCCGGTCCGGCCGGACCAGATCAACCCGGCGCTGAAGTGGGCGCTGCTCTCGGCCGAGGACAAGGCGTTCTACGAGCACCACGGGGTGAACTGGGGCCGGACGCTGCGCGCCGCCGTCTCCAACACCGCGGGCGGGGACACGCAGGGCGCCTCGACGATCACGCAGCAGTACGTGAAGAACTACCTGATCAACGTCGTCTACCGGGGCGACAAGAACGGCCAGGCCAAGGCGCAGGAGCAGTCGCTCTCGCGCAAGCTCAAGGAAGCCCGGATCGCGATCAACCTCGAGACCAAGCTCTCGAAGGACCAGATCCTCGCCGGCTACCTCAACATCGTCGAGTTCTCCCGGCAGATCTACGGGGTCGGAGCGGCCGCGCACGCCTACTTCAACACCACGCCGGAGAACCTGACCGTGCCGCAGGCCGCGCTGCTCGCGGGCATCGTGAACAACCCGATCGTCCTCGACCCGTGGAATCATCCGGACAAAGCGACGAAACGGCGCAACCTGGTGCTCGACCGGATGGTCAGCAACCAGAAGCTGGCGAAGGCGGACGCGGACAAGTTCAAGGCGGAACCGCTCGGCGTGGTGCCGGACACCCCGCAGAAGCCCGCGTCGAACTGCACCGGGGCCGGTACCGAGAACGGCTTCTTCTGCCAGTACGTCCAGGACTATCTGATCAAGGCCGGGATGTCGGAGGACCAGCTCTACACCGGCGGGTACACGATCAAGACCACGCTGGACGAGAAGGCCAACCACGAGGCGAAGGTCTCGGCCGAGCAACAGGTGAGCAAAACCCAGAAGAACGTCGCGAACACGCTTTCGCTGATCCGGCCGGGCAAGGACCGGCACGAAGTGGTGGCGCTCGCGGCGAACCGCGACTACGGCATCGACGCGGATCAAGGGCAGACGACGTACGCGCTCCCGTCCGGCGTGTTCAACACCGGCGGCGCGGGGTCGAGCTACAAGATCTTCACCACCGCGGCGGTGCTGAACCAGCACATCGCCGGGATCTACAGCAACATCCCGATCGGCAACAGCTACGTCTCGCACGTCTTCACCGGCAGCCAGCCGCACTGTCCGGCGACCGGCGCACCGAACACTCGCTGGTATTGCGTGGGCAACGCCGGCAACGGCTATCCCGATTCGGGTTCGCTGCAGCAAGCACTGGCGACCTCGCCGAACACCGCGTTCGTGGCGCTGGAGGACAAGCTCGGCAGCACCGGGCCCGCCATCGACATGGCGACGAAGCTGGGCATGCGCGAGACGATGGCGAGCAACCCCGGCGGCGGCAAGGTCGACCCGAAGTCGACCGACACGGGCAAGAACCAGTCCCAGGCCCAGGCTTACGGGCCCAAGGGCAATTACCCGGGCACGGGTGCGTTCACGCTGGGCTTCAGCCCGACGAGCGGCCTGGAAATGGCGAACGTCGCGGCGACCATCCTGAGCGGCGGCAAATGGTGCCCGCCGACCCCGCTGGCGTCGGTGACCGACCGCGACGGAAAGCCGGTGCCGATCAAGGAAGCGGCGTGCGAGCAGGTCGTGCCGGAAGGCCTCGCGAACACCATGGCGGTCGGCATGAGCAAGGACGACCAGCCCGGCGGCACGTCCGCCAAGGCCGCTGAAGCAGTCGGCTGGAACCGGCCGCTCGTCGGCAAGACGGGAACGACCCAGAACAACGGTTCGGCGACCTTCGTGGCCGGCACGCCGCAGATGGCCGGTGCGGCCATGGTTTTCCGTCCGGAAGGCGGCAGCGGCGGTCTTTGCTACAACGGCGTCGGCGACGTGTCGACGTGCGGCACCGGCAACATGTTCGGCGGCAAGACGCCCGCGCAGACGTGGTTCGGCGCGATGACGAACATCATGAAGGACCAGCCGGTCGTTCCGTTGCCACCGGAGGATCCGGCTTATACCAACTGA